A single genomic interval of Croceibacter atlanticus HTCC2559 harbors:
- a CDS encoding zinc-dependent peptidase — MVFGKFLAIAIILIIIYYLVKSAETLYVIKFKKPIYTHFYLFKKKLPESSITILENQFEFYGLLNTSQKTFFQHRLATFLADKEFFGREDLEVTEEMKVLIGATAIMLTFGMRNYYLGILDRVIIYPNTYYSNITAAYHKGEFNPRLKALVISWKDFKEGYADTTDNLNLGIHEFTHILQLNSKKFRDVSASIFSDGYTEIEQILKDDLYRNNLMASDYFRNYAYTNKYEFLAVLIENFIETPKDFKMNFPQLYSKVRQMLNYNFAGY, encoded by the coding sequence ATGGTTTTTGGAAAATTTCTTGCAATAGCAATCATTCTTATTATTATTTACTACTTAGTAAAATCTGCCGAAACACTTTATGTGATAAAGTTTAAAAAGCCTATATATACTCACTTTTATCTGTTTAAAAAGAAGTTACCAGAATCTTCAATCACTATACTAGAAAACCAGTTTGAATTTTATGGTTTACTTAATACTTCTCAGAAAACATTTTTTCAACATAGGTTGGCCACATTTTTAGCAGATAAAGAATTTTTTGGACGCGAAGATTTAGAGGTTACTGAGGAAATGAAAGTTTTAATTGGTGCTACAGCAATTATGCTAACTTTTGGGATGCGCAATTATTACTTAGGTATTTTAGATCGCGTTATAATTTATCCTAATACGTATTACTCTAACATTACTGCTGCATATCATAAAGGTGAGTTTAATCCAAGGTTAAAGGCGTTGGTTATTTCTTGGAAAGATTTTAAGGAAGGTTATGCAGATACTACAGATAATTTAAACTTAGGTATACACGAGTTTACACATATTTTGCAGTTAAATAGTAAAAAATTTAGAGATGTAAGTGCTTCAATATTTAGTGATGGCTATACTGAAATAGAACAAATTTTAAAAGATGATTTATACCGTAATAATTTAATGGCATCAGACTACTTTAGGAATTATGCTTATACCAACAAATACGAGTTTTTAGCTGTTCTCATTGAAAATTTTATTGAAACACCTAAAGATTTTAAAATGAATTTTCCTCAGTTATATAGTAAGGTTAGACAAATGCTTAATTATAATTTTGCAGGTTATTAA
- a CDS encoding DUF5074 domain-containing protein, with protein sequence MKTLKLLMLLVLTAVFTVSCESDDDGMNTDNSNGSITISANATTVSEDAGELLFTVTTTDAVLVDTTYEIALMGTALETEDYTVNITNFTISEGETTAVITVNIIDDTTVEEAETIEISVISENGESLTNPISETVTITDNDSFAFEAGILISNEGPFGSGFGTVSYIDANFTAVDNDIYQDVNNDNLGNIVQSIGFSETNAYVVANVGNKITVVNRFSFEEITKIETGLMNPRFMITANNKGYVTNWGSGSDATDDYIAVIDLDTNTITTTIPVSEGPEELLFDGTNIYVAHQGGFGVNNEISVISPVTDAVTNTITVGKAPNSLQLDASGNLWVLSSGQFSYQGDEEGGSISVINTSSNTVTTTYTFNQTEHPSYLNIDNSAVYYGLNGNVYKGATSSFTIPTDAELTGLNLYGMVVNDNTLYACDPNDFSSNGSVHIYDLTDNSLTTSFTVGVLPNNVYFNN encoded by the coding sequence ATGAAGACACTTAAATTATTAATGCTTTTGGTTTTAACTGCTGTTTTTACGGTTAGTTGTGAATCTGATGATGACGGTATGAATACCGATAACAGCAATGGTAGCATAACTATCTCTGCAAATGCCACAACAGTATCTGAAGATGCTGGTGAGCTATTGTTTACAGTTACAACTACAGATGCTGTACTGGTTGATACTACTTATGAAATTGCCCTTATGGGTACAGCTTTAGAAACGGAAGACTATACCGTAAACATTACAAATTTCACAATAAGTGAAGGTGAAACTACAGCAGTTATAACGGTTAATATTATAGATGATACAACTGTTGAAGAGGCTGAAACAATCGAGATTTCTGTAATTTCTGAAAATGGTGAGTCGCTAACAAATCCAATTTCTGAAACTGTGACCATTACAGATAATGATAGTTTTGCTTTTGAAGCAGGAATATTAATTTCTAATGAAGGACCATTTGGAAGTGGTTTTGGGACAGTATCTTATATTGATGCAAATTTCACTGCGGTAGATAATGATATTTATCAAGATGTAAACAATGACAACTTAGGTAACATAGTACAGTCAATCGGGTTTTCTGAAACAAATGCCTATGTAGTAGCAAACGTTGGTAATAAAATAACTGTAGTAAATCGTTTTTCTTTTGAAGAAATTACGAAAATAGAAACAGGCTTAATGAATCCTCGTTTTATGATTACTGCTAACAACAAAGGTTATGTTACCAATTGGGGTAGTGGTAGTGATGCTACAGATGATTATATTGCAGTTATAGATTTAGATACAAATACTATTACAACAACAATACCAGTAAGCGAAGGTCCAGAAGAGCTGTTATTTGATGGTACAAATATTTATGTAGCACATCAAGGTGGTTTTGGTGTAAATAATGAAATAAGTGTTATAAGTCCTGTAACAGATGCTGTTACTAATACAATAACAGTTGGTAAGGCACCAAACAGTTTGCAGTTAGATGCCAGCGGTAATCTTTGGGTTTTAAGTTCTGGACAATTTTCTTATCAAGGAGATGAAGAAGGTGGAAGTATTTCTGTAATTAATACTTCTAGCAATACAGTTACTACTACATATACATTTAATCAAACAGAGCACCCAAGTTATTTAAATATAGATAATAGTGCAGTTTACTATGGCTTAAACGGGAATGTTTATAAAGGAGCAACGTCATCTTTTACAATTCCTACAGATGCGGAATTAACGGGTCTTAACTTATATGGAATGGTTGTAAATGATAATACACTATACGCTTGTGATCCTAATGACTTTTCTAGTAATGGTTCGGTTCATATTTATGACTTAACCGATAATAGCTTAACAACTAGTTTTACAGTAGGCGTGTTACCAAATAATGTTTACTTTAATAACTAA
- a CDS encoding TonB-dependent receptor domain-containing protein — protein sequence MRYIVFILLMWIFSTNAHSQLDSLQQLPEVIISDVSLTDFSTGTTTTTLRDSVFYNQATPLQQILLYNSLIYFKENGPGGVSSPSFRGTNASQTAVLWNGISINSQLNGQTDFNTISTRNYDNLVVRHGGGSIPYGSGAVGGSIHLNNTTKYNTGFKTKLLESYGSFETYEAQAKLSYGTKKFYIETALDGLQSENDFKYLNTNLRNDNGAYKTINGNLNFGFKLNKDHQLNVYHNTFLSDREFSRTLTAVTFDGYEDENTRTLLAWTAKGKAFESVTRLAHVFESYKYFPDKNVDDFYFYGKAIRYVFNNEFKYQFNTKTSLKTIADLNTTSAEGSNIEESNRDVISGAALLEHKLSKFITGTLQLKQEFSNDYESPLLYGISADYLSAFQKDNTIRQFGIGFNASKNFRAPTFNDLNWNGAGAIGNPDLLPEITYQGELNQTLKFSFGTFKLAEFISYSENLIQWLPNQQGLFMPNNIKDSRNYGIEAQFQAYYNFGSHKFTTTTGYTYVEAKDLSTNAQFIYVPKHKFIGSLGYNYKSLHLLYQFLYNGEVFTKTDNSETLGGYAVSNVNLSFKPKSKGLNWFTIQLSVNNIFNKNYQNIAFRPNPGRHYSILLTQSF from the coding sequence ATGAGATATATCGTTTTCATCTTATTGATGTGGATTTTTTCTACAAATGCACACTCGCAATTGGATAGCCTCCAACAATTGCCTGAGGTTATCATTAGTGATGTAAGCTTGACAGATTTTTCTACTGGTACTACAACCACAACATTAAGAGATAGTGTTTTTTACAATCAAGCAACACCTTTACAGCAAATTTTACTATATAACAGTTTAATATATTTTAAGGAAAATGGTCCTGGTGGTGTGTCTTCTCCATCATTTAGAGGAACAAATGCCTCTCAAACTGCTGTGCTGTGGAATGGTATTTCAATAAATTCTCAGTTAAATGGGCAAACCGATTTTAATACCATAAGTACTCGAAACTATGATAATCTTGTAGTAAGACATGGTGGCGGAAGCATTCCTTACGGCAGTGGAGCTGTTGGTGGTAGTATACATTTAAATAACACCACTAAATACAACACTGGTTTTAAAACAAAATTGTTAGAAAGCTACGGAAGCTTTGAAACCTATGAAGCCCAAGCTAAATTAAGTTATGGTACTAAAAAGTTTTATATAGAAACGGCATTAGATGGTTTGCAAAGTGAAAACGATTTTAAATATTTAAATACTAACCTTAGGAATGATAATGGTGCTTATAAAACTATAAATGGAAATTTAAATTTTGGATTTAAATTGAATAAGGACCATCAATTAAATGTTTATCATAATACATTTTTAAGTGATAGAGAATTTAGTAGAACACTAACGGCTGTTACTTTTGATGGTTATGAAGATGAAAATACAAGAACCCTATTAGCTTGGACAGCAAAAGGAAAAGCATTTGAAAGTGTAACCAGGTTAGCTCATGTCTTTGAGTCTTATAAATACTTTCCAGACAAAAATGTAGACGATTTTTATTTTTATGGGAAAGCGATTAGGTATGTTTTTAACAACGAGTTTAAATATCAATTTAATACTAAGACAAGTTTAAAAACTATTGCAGACCTTAATACTACAAGTGCAGAAGGATCTAACATAGAAGAAAGTAATAGAGATGTAATTTCTGGCGCTGCATTGTTAGAGCATAAGTTGAGTAAATTTATTACTGGTACACTTCAACTAAAACAGGAGTTTTCTAATGATTATGAAAGCCCATTGTTATATGGTATTTCTGCAGACTATCTTTCGGCTTTTCAAAAGGATAACACTATTCGCCAATTTGGTATTGGCTTTAATGCATCCAAAAATTTTAGAGCACCAACGTTTAACGACTTAAATTGGAACGGTGCCGGCGCTATCGGAAATCCAGATTTATTGCCAGAAATAACATATCAAGGAGAACTAAACCAAACATTAAAATTTTCTTTCGGAACATTTAAGCTAGCTGAATTTATTAGTTACTCAGAAAATTTGATTCAATGGTTACCCAACCAACAAGGGTTGTTTATGCCTAACAATATTAAGGATTCTAGAAACTACGGTATAGAGGCGCAATTTCAGGCTTATTATAATTTTGGCTCACATAAGTTTACTACTACAACAGGTTACACGTATGTTGAGGCCAAAGATTTATCAACCAATGCACAATTTATATATGTGCCTAAACATAAATTTATTGGAAGTTTAGGTTACAACTATAAATCATTACACCTTCTGTATCAGTTTTTATACAATGGTGAGGTCTTTACAAAGACAGACAATTCTGAAACTCTTGGAGGTTATGCAGTATCTAATGTTAACCTTTCATTTAAGCCAAAATCTAAAGGATTAAACTGGTTTACAATACAATTATCTGTAAATAATATCTTCAATAAAAATTATCAAAATATAGCGTTTAGGCCAAATCCTGGACGCCACTATTCAATTTTACTAACTCAATCCTTCTAA
- a CDS encoding ABC transporter substrate-binding protein produces the protein MKYLASLLLLSILFTSCKNHDKELKSLLSKGDTLKIEYAKGFEVVSYDGFKLMTVKSPWPDAEKDFIYALVNEDNTLPEGLEYDQKVNLPIEQLVVTSTTHIPSLEALGEEHALVGFPNLDYISSKKTRQLINNNKVKELGANESINTEILLELQPDVVIGFAIDNENKTFNTIQKNGTPVIFNADWLETHPLGKAEWLKFFGVLFNKTDKATQLFNEIATSYEETKKLAKSVNEKPTVLCGAMYKDVWYLPYGNSWQAKFISDANAKYVYGYTNGKGSISLAFEKVLDKAENSEYWLAPGSFSSYDAMLEASSHYNQFKAFQDKTIFSFASTTGETGGVLYYELGPNRPDLVLKDMVSILHPELLKDYTPTFFKPLN, from the coding sequence TTGAAATATTTAGCTTCACTTTTACTCTTATCTATACTATTTACGTCTTGCAAGAATCATGACAAAGAGCTAAAATCTTTATTAAGCAAAGGTGATACGCTTAAGATTGAATATGCCAAAGGTTTTGAAGTGGTTTCTTATGACGGTTTTAAACTTATGACTGTTAAAAGCCCTTGGCCAGATGCAGAAAAAGATTTTATTTATGCCTTAGTTAATGAGGACAATACACTTCCTGAAGGACTAGAGTACGATCAAAAAGTAAATTTACCTATAGAGCAACTTGTCGTAACTTCTACCACTCACATACCATCTTTAGAAGCTTTAGGTGAAGAGCATGCATTGGTTGGGTTTCCAAATTTAGATTATATCTCTTCTAAAAAAACCCGACAACTCATTAACAACAATAAAGTTAAAGAGTTAGGAGCCAACGAATCTATAAATACAGAAATCCTATTAGAGCTACAGCCAGATGTAGTAATAGGTTTTGCTATAGATAACGAAAACAAAACTTTTAATACCATTCAAAAGAATGGTACTCCAGTTATTTTTAATGCAGATTGGCTTGAAACACATCCATTAGGAAAAGCAGAATGGTTAAAATTCTTTGGAGTACTTTTTAATAAAACCGATAAAGCAACTCAATTATTTAACGAGATAGCAACCTCTTATGAAGAAACCAAAAAACTTGCCAAGTCTGTAAATGAAAAGCCTACCGTTTTGTGTGGTGCTATGTATAAAGATGTTTGGTATCTTCCTTATGGCAATAGTTGGCAGGCAAAGTTTATTAGTGATGCTAATGCGAAATATGTGTACGGATACACCAACGGTAAAGGCAGTATTTCTTTAGCTTTTGAAAAAGTATTAGATAAAGCTGAAAACTCAGAATATTGGTTAGCACCTGGAAGTTTTTCTTCTTACGATGCTATGTTAGAAGCCTCTTCTCACTACAATCAATTTAAAGCTTTTCAAGACAAGACCATATTTAGTTTTGCAAGTACTACTGGAGAAACTGGTGGCGTATTATACTATGAACTTGGTCCTAACAGACCAGACTTAGTACTAAAAGATATGGTATCTATTTTACATCCAGAATTACTTAAAGACTATACGCCTACATTCTTTAAACCACTAAATTAA
- a CDS encoding FecCD family ABC transporter permease, with protein MVKQSTYLLLGIVLLLIAFLTNISLGSVSIPLDNVLAALFGGDVDKESWRYIITDYRLPKALTAIFVGSGLALSGLLMQTLFRNPLAGPYVLGISSGASLGVAIIIMGASLFGGVFASYLNSGYSIAIASSLGSFLVLLAVVVASARLRDTMAILIIGLMFASLTASVVSVLAYFSSAAQLQQYMFWSFGSLGNLGWQELSILGVTVGIGVIVSIFCLKNLNALLLGEHYAKSLGVNIKKNRFLIIVATSLLAGSITAFAGPIAFIGLAVPHLVRLVIKTTNHLILMPAVLCFGAILMLICDAIAQLPNSEFTLPINAITSLVGAPVVIWLLVRKRKLMF; from the coding sequence ATGGTTAAGCAAAGCACATATCTTCTACTAGGGATAGTATTGCTATTAATAGCTTTTCTAACTAATATTAGTTTAGGTTCTGTAAGCATTCCTTTAGACAATGTGCTTGCCGCACTTTTTGGTGGAGATGTAGACAAAGAATCTTGGCGCTATATAATAACAGATTACAGGTTACCGAAAGCATTAACTGCCATTTTTGTTGGTAGTGGATTAGCGTTAAGTGGTTTATTAATGCAAACATTATTTAGGAATCCGTTAGCTGGTCCATACGTTTTAGGTATTAGTAGCGGAGCCAGTTTAGGTGTTGCTATAATTATTATGGGAGCAAGTTTGTTTGGTGGTGTATTTGCAAGCTATTTAAATTCTGGTTACAGCATAGCCATTGCGTCAAGTTTGGGTAGTTTTTTAGTATTATTAGCTGTAGTAGTAGCTTCGGCAAGATTAAGAGACACCATGGCAATTCTCATTATAGGGTTAATGTTTGCTAGTTTAACAGCTTCTGTTGTTAGTGTATTAGCTTACTTTAGCTCTGCTGCACAATTGCAACAATATATGTTTTGGTCTTTTGGTAGTTTAGGTAATTTAGGGTGGCAAGAGCTTAGTATTTTAGGTGTCACAGTTGGTATAGGAGTTATAGTTAGCATTTTCTGTTTAAAAAATTTAAATGCCTTGCTTTTGGGTGAACATTATGCTAAAAGCCTTGGTGTAAATATTAAAAAAAATAGGTTTTTAATAATTGTAGCAACTAGTTTATTAGCTGGAAGTATTACAGCTTTTGCAGGACCAATAGCGTTTATAGGTTTAGCCGTACCTCATTTGGTAAGATTGGTAATAAAAACAACTAATCATCTCATATTAATGCCTGCGGTACTTTGCTTTGGTGCCATTTTAATGCTTATCTGCGATGCTATTGCACAATTACCAAATAGTGAATTTACATTACCAATTAATGCTATCACCTCATTAGTAGGAGCACCTGTTGTAATTTGGCTATTGGTGCGTAAACGTAAACTCATGTTTTAG
- a CDS encoding YebC/PmpR family DNA-binding transcriptional regulator: MGRAFEFRKARKMKRWSAMSKAFTRIGKDIVMAVKEGGPDPDSNSRLRAVIQNAKSVNMPKDNVERAIKRASDKSQGDYKEVIFEGYAQHGIAVLIETATDNNTRTVANVRAAFNKTDGNLGTSGSVVFMFDHTCNFKIKGDNLDLEELELELIDFGVEEIFEDTDENEQGETQKVIMIYAPFESFGNIQGYLEANNIEIISSGFERIPQVTKKLTPEQQEDVEKLLEKLDDDDDVQNVYHTMDESED, encoded by the coding sequence ATGGGAAGAGCATTTGAATTTAGGAAAGCGCGTAAGATGAAGCGATGGTCTGCAATGTCTAAAGCCTTTACGCGTATTGGTAAAGATATTGTAATGGCTGTTAAAGAAGGTGGACCAGATCCAGACTCAAACTCTAGGCTACGTGCTGTCATACAGAATGCCAAGTCTGTAAATATGCCTAAAGACAATGTAGAACGTGCCATTAAACGTGCGAGTGATAAGTCTCAAGGTGATTATAAAGAAGTAATCTTTGAAGGCTATGCTCAACATGGTATCGCTGTTTTAATTGAAACTGCTACAGATAACAATACAAGAACTGTTGCCAATGTAAGAGCTGCTTTTAATAAAACAGACGGAAATTTAGGTACTTCTGGCTCTGTTGTCTTTATGTTTGATCATACCTGTAACTTTAAAATTAAAGGTGATAACTTAGACCTTGAAGAACTTGAATTAGAATTAATTGATTTTGGTGTTGAAGAAATTTTTGAAGACACAGATGAAAATGAGCAAGGCGAAACTCAAAAAGTGATAATGATTTATGCCCCTTTTGAAAGTTTCGGAAACATTCAAGGATATTTAGAAGCTAATAATATTGAGATTATTTCTTCTGGCTTTGAGCGTATACCACAAGTTACTAAAAAGCTAACTCCAGAACAACAAGAAGATGTTGAGAAGCTTTTAGAGAAATTAGACGACGATGATGATGTACAAAATGTATATCATACTATGGATGAAAGTGAAGACTAA
- the bshB1 gene encoding bacillithiol biosynthesis deacetylase BshB1 has translation MKLDILAIGAHPDDVELSCSGTLAKEIAKGKIVGILDLTRGELGTRGSAEIRDVEAANAARILGVAVRENLKFKDGFFKNDEAHQKAIIKIIRKYKPEVVLCNAVDDRHIDHGKGSKLASDACFLSGLRRIETTLEDEPQEAWRPKHVYHYIQWKNLTPDVVVDISGYLDKKIASVKAYESQFFNLKSDEPQTPISSNNFLQSITYRAQDLGRLINVEHAEGFTSERYVAVDSIFDLI, from the coding sequence ATGAAGTTAGACATATTAGCAATAGGAGCACACCCAGATGATGTAGAATTAAGTTGTTCTGGAACTCTTGCTAAGGAAATAGCTAAAGGAAAAATTGTAGGCATCTTAGACCTCACACGAGGTGAATTAGGTACTAGAGGATCAGCTGAAATTAGAGATGTTGAAGCTGCAAATGCTGCTCGTATTTTAGGAGTTGCAGTAAGAGAGAACCTAAAGTTTAAAGATGGGTTCTTTAAAAATGATGAAGCACACCAAAAAGCGATAATAAAAATCATTAGAAAATATAAACCAGAAGTTGTGCTTTGCAATGCTGTTGATGATAGGCATATTGATCATGGTAAAGGTAGCAAGCTAGCTAGTGACGCTTGTTTTCTTAGTGGTTTAAGGCGAATTGAAACCACATTGGAGGATGAGCCTCAAGAAGCTTGGAGACCTAAACACGTGTATCATTACATACAATGGAAAAATTTAACACCAGATGTCGTGGTAGATATTTCAGGGTATTTAGATAAAAAGATAGCTTCTGTAAAGGCGTATGAAAGTCAGTTTTTTAATTTAAAGAGTGATGAGCCACAAACACCAATTTCTTCAAATAATTTTCTTCAAAGTATTACATACAGAGCTCAAGATTTAGGAAGATTAATAAATGTAGAGCACGCAGAAGGTTTTACCTCAGAACGTTATGTAGCTGTAGATTCAATTTTTGATTTAATTTAA
- a CDS encoding sensor histidine kinase translates to MIKKLPLLLGLLLCFTIKAQQYKVIDSLLNDYNIDGARAIISKTSYKDSSEKLLDNAQYYVFTNQLDSAFINLFNVDTLSLSPINKARYLDYLGKTHIADDDIDKGYLYSIRAKEQYLKVKELYDANAFNLTLYNLFADQEYYNYEPDQLLELFGEQAIENEWNDQVADYYIQIALLNFNYDNKKEVMQNLDLALEYLKDDNYALERARIFAIKSVYYAQITQELDSADYYIEKADVIEKRFNIPYKTYYTLINKAAITRLRGNYKETINLLKQAETLKHNLYKKSNLKFLYSLLANDYEDQENYKTSLEYLKKHINYRDSVNIADQFVNLTKYQTVQKDKQILLEQQQKTKNKNLAIIFGGFLIAVSIIGLLVYKNTNRKKKIAEQQSELEKQKLQTFLKEQELTTIDAIIEGQEKERQKLAGDLHDSVGATLATARLQFSHLKKHKNSLDNLDDIFSNTEELLSQAYHEIRNMSHLKNSGVLAKKSLVPAIENLAKNASVSTSLQVEVNHYGLEDRLDNNLEISIFRIIQELVTNIIKHANASEASITLTQHDDDLNIIVEDNGKGFNLSAIDKQGLGLSSIEKRVNFLHGDINIDSTVGKGTTIIIDIPLKTNAS, encoded by the coding sequence TTGATTAAAAAATTACCATTACTACTAGGATTACTGTTGTGCTTTACTATTAAAGCACAACAGTATAAGGTTATAGATAGTTTGTTAAACGACTATAACATAGACGGAGCAAGAGCTATAATTTCAAAAACATCTTATAAAGATTCTTCTGAGAAATTATTAGATAATGCACAATATTATGTGTTTACCAATCAATTAGATTCTGCTTTCATTAATTTATTTAATGTAGATACACTCTCACTATCACCAATTAATAAGGCTAGGTATTTAGATTACTTGGGTAAAACACATATAGCAGATGATGATATAGATAAAGGTTACCTATATAGTATAAGAGCAAAAGAACAGTATTTAAAAGTAAAAGAGCTTTATGATGCAAATGCTTTTAACCTTACACTTTATAATCTCTTTGCAGATCAGGAATACTATAACTATGAACCAGACCAACTTCTTGAACTTTTTGGAGAACAAGCTATAGAGAATGAATGGAATGATCAAGTTGCAGATTATTATATTCAAATTGCATTACTCAACTTTAATTACGACAATAAAAAAGAGGTCATGCAAAATCTTGACCTTGCTCTCGAGTATTTAAAAGACGATAACTATGCACTAGAACGTGCAAGAATTTTTGCAATAAAGAGTGTGTATTATGCACAAATAACTCAGGAATTAGATTCTGCAGATTATTATATAGAGAAAGCAGATGTTATAGAAAAGCGTTTTAATATTCCTTATAAAACTTACTATACATTAATTAATAAGGCAGCAATTACACGGTTAAGAGGTAACTATAAGGAAACTATAAACCTTTTAAAGCAAGCAGAAACTCTAAAACATAACCTATACAAAAAGAGTAACTTAAAGTTTTTGTACAGCTTATTAGCTAATGATTATGAAGATCAAGAAAATTACAAAACGTCTTTAGAGTACCTTAAAAAACACATTAATTATAGAGACAGTGTTAATATAGCAGATCAATTTGTAAACCTTACCAAATACCAAACTGTACAGAAAGACAAACAAATTCTTTTAGAGCAACAGCAAAAAACAAAAAATAAAAACTTAGCCATAATATTTGGTGGATTTTTAATTGCCGTTTCTATTATTGGATTATTAGTTTACAAAAACACCAATAGAAAGAAAAAAATTGCAGAACAACAAAGTGAACTTGAGAAGCAAAAATTACAAACTTTCTTAAAAGAGCAGGAACTAACAACAATTGATGCTATAATAGAAGGTCAGGAAAAAGAACGACAAAAGCTTGCGGGAGATCTTCACGATAGTGTTGGTGCAACACTTGCTACTGCTAGGCTACAATTTAGCCATCTTAAAAAGCATAAAAATAGTCTTGATAATTTAGATGATATATTTAGTAACACAGAAGAGTTACTATCACAAGCCTACCACGAGATAAGAAATATGTCTCATCTTAAAAACAGTGGTGTCTTAGCTAAGAAAAGTCTTGTCCCAGCTATTGAAAACTTAGCAAAAAATGCATCTGTTTCTACGAGTTTACAAGTAGAAGTAAACCATTATGGGTTAGAAGATCGTTTAGACAATAACTTAGAGATAAGTATTTTTAGAATCATACAAGAGCTAGTCACTAATATTATCAAACACGCCAATGCATCTGAAGCATCAATTACATTAACGCAACATGATGATGATTTAAATATTATAGTTGAAGATAATGGAAAAGGGTTTAACCTTAGTGCTATAGACAAGCAAGGCTTGGGATTATCTAGCATTGAGAAACGTGTTAATTTTCTTCACGGTGACATTAACATAGATTCCACAGTAGGAAAAGGAACCACTATAATTATAGATATTCCACTAAAAACTAATGCATCATGA
- a CDS encoding response regulator transcription factor has product MITIAIAEDHQSLIDGIELLIKAEEDISLVGSANNGEELLKIVRLKQPKVIIMDIRMPKLDGIEATRVIKKEFPHIKVIAFTMFDQEDAVKQMINAGASGYILKHSPLEEILNAIRTVASGKDFYDNSINLESIKDAESSNKKLLLSKSERQILKMVGQGKSSLEIAQLRFTSVSTVEKHRKNMIRKLNLSGKGELLRYALEKKYDF; this is encoded by the coding sequence ATGATAACAATAGCAATAGCTGAAGATCACCAATCTTTAATTGACGGTATTGAGTTGTTAATTAAGGCAGAAGAAGATATTTCACTTGTAGGTTCGGCCAATAATGGTGAAGAGCTTTTAAAGATTGTTCGCTTAAAACAACCTAAAGTTATCATTATGGATATTAGGATGCCAAAACTAGATGGCATTGAAGCTACAAGAGTAATTAAAAAAGAGTTTCCGCATATAAAGGTAATTGCATTTACCATGTTTGACCAAGAAGATGCTGTAAAACAAATGATAAACGCTGGAGCTTCTGGATACATCTTAAAACATTCTCCTTTAGAAGAAATTTTAAATGCAATTAGAACTGTAGCTAGCGGTAAGGATTTTTACGATAACTCTATTAACTTAGAAAGCATAAAAGATGCAGAATCTTCAAACAAAAAACTATTACTCTCTAAAAGTGAACGACAAATTCTTAAAATGGTAGGTCAAGGAAAGTCATCTTTAGAGATTGCACAGCTTAGGTTTACATCTGTTTCTACTGTTGAGAAACACAGAAAGAATATGATTAGAAAACTTAACTTAAGTGGAAAAGGTGAATTGTTGAGATATGCATTGGAAAAAAAGTATGATTTTTAA